The Daucus carota subsp. sativus chromosome 7, DH1 v3.0, whole genome shotgun sequence genome window below encodes:
- the LOC108196043 gene encoding uncharacterized protein LOC108196043: MSSISKLCFSPTSTNSVSSNKHHHHPQLQKCAIAASFPKLINSSSRLSLSRPPRSKPSFICSELAGSESHVKRTVLHDLYEKQGQSPWYDNLCRPVTDLLPLIANGVRGVTSNPAIFQKAISTSNAYNDQFRELVQAGKDIESAYWELVVKDIQDACKLFESIYDQTDGGDGYVSVEVSPRLADDTEGTVEAAKWLHKVVDRSNVYIKIPATAECVPSIEKVISLGISVNVTLIFSIPRYEAVIDAYLDGLESSGLDDLSRVTSVASFFVSRVDTLVDKMLEKIGTPEALGLRGKAANAQAALAYQLYQKKFSGPRWEALVKKGAKKQRLLWASTSVKNPAYPDTLYVAPLIGPDTVSTMPDQALQAFLDHGAVARTIDSNVSEAEGIYSALEKLGIDWNFVGSQLELEGVDSFKKSFDSLLDSLQEKANSLKLVSL, encoded by the exons ATGTCTTCCATCTCGAAGCTTTGCTTTAGTCCAACCTCAACCAACTCCGTGAGCAGCAACAAACACCACCACCACCCCCAACTTCAGAAATGCGCAATCGCCGCCTCCTTCCCAAAACTCATCAACTCCTCCTCCAGATTATCCCTCTCTCGCCCCCCTCGCTCCAAACCTTCTTTTAT ATGCTCTGAGCTTGCTGGAAGTGAAAGTCATGTTAAGAGAACAGTTCTTCACGATCTTTACGAGAAGCAAGGACAGAGTCCGTGGTATGATAACCTCTGTCGTCCTGTTACTGATCTGCTTCCGCTCATTGCAAATGGTGTGAGGGGTGTTACCAGCAACCCAGCG ATTTTCCAGAAAGCTATATCAACTTCAAATGCTTACAATGACCAATTCAG GGAACTTGTACAAGCAGGAAAAGATATCGAAAGTGCATACTGGGAACTTGTTGTGAAGGACATTCAAGATGCTTGCAAGCTTTTTGAATCAATTTATGATCAGACAGATGGTGGTGATGGTTATGTTTCTGTTGAAGTTTCCCCCCGGCTTGCTGATGATACTGAAGGGACTGTGGAAGCTGCCAAATGGCTTCATAAAGTCGTAGATCGATCCAATGTCTATATAAAAATCCCAGCCACAGCAGAGTGTGTACCTTCAATTGAGAAAGTGATTTCACTTGGcattagtgtcaatgttact CTCATATTCTCTATTCCTAGATATGAAGCAGTCATTGATGCTTACCTAGATGGCCTTGAGTCATCGGGGCTGGATGACTTGTCAAGAGTTACAAGTGTTGCTTCGTTCTTTGTTAGTCGTGTAGACACACTTGTCGACAAGATGCTTGAGAAGATTGGAACTCCAGAAGCTCTTGGTCTTCGAGGAAAG GCTGCAAATGCTCAAGCAGCTCTAGCCTACCAGCTCTACCAAAAGAAATTCTCTGGTCCTAGATGGGAGGCTCTGGTTAAGAAAGGTGCTAAAAAGCAGAGATTACTATGGGCCTCAACCAGTGTCAAAAATCCAGCCTATCCCGACACACTCTATGTTGCCCCTCTAATTGGTCCTGATACG GTTTCAACCATGCCAGACCAAGCTCTGCAAGCGTTTCTTGACCATGGTGCTGTTGCAAGGACAATTGATTCAAATGTCTCTGAAGCAGAAGGTATTTATAGCGCCCTAGAAAAGTTGGGGATTGACTGGAACTTTGTTGGTTCTCAGCTTGAACTTGAAGGAGTCGACTCTTTCAAGAAGAGCTTTGACAGTCTGCTTGATAGTTTGCAAGAGAAGGCAAACTCTCTTAAACTAGTCAGCCTTTAA
- the LOC108196158 gene encoding uncharacterized protein At4g14100-like: MSSLVMGMSEQQARAALVVLISYCFCVAACASTSIPKPREWPHQFHSILMMNYSGELQIIDLWYDWTNGRNFNIIQKQLDPNVVYDLEWNNGTSFYYTLPSNSNSNSDSDYTPYCSSAQLQVGILRPNWLDGANYIGQRHLDGFLCNVWEKVEFLWYYEDVVTRRPVHWLFYTGRAAHVMTFEVGAVLEDAKWQAPAYCFGTTNYKTDRLADNKRKASI, translated from the exons ATGAGTAGTCTAGTGATGGGAATGAGTGAGCAGCAGGCAAGAGCAGCACTAGTAGTGTTGATATCCTACTGTTTCTGTGTGGCTGCTTGTGCTAGCACTAGTATTCCTAAGCCACGGGAATGGCCGCACCAATTCCACTCAATTCTGATGATGAATTACAGCGGGGAGCTGCAGATAATTGATCTCTGGTACGACTGGACCAATGGCCGTAATTTCAACATCATTCAGAAGCAGCTCGACCCTAATGTAGTTTATGACCTAGAGTGGAATAACGGCACCTCTTTTTACTACACCCTCCCCTCCAATTCCAATTCCAATTCCGATTCTGATTATACCCCTTACTGTAGCTCGGCTCAGCTCCAAGTTGGAATTCTCCGTCCCAATTGGCTTGACGGTGCCAATTACATCGGTCAACGCCACCTCGATGGCTTCCTATGCAATGTGTGGGAGAAGGTCGAGTTTCTTTGGTATTATGAGGATGTAGTCACTCGCCGCCCCGTTCACTGGCTATTCTACACAG GAAGGGCTGCTCATGTCATGACGTTTGAGGTAGGGGCTGTTCTCGAGGATGCAAAGTGGCAGGCCCCCGCATATTGCTTtgggactacaaattataaaaCAGACCGGCTTGCAGATAATAAAAGAAAAGCAAGTATTTGA
- the LOC108196159 gene encoding DNA repair RAD52-like protein 2, chloroplastic, whose product MAVQSSWSFPQQSAIPVRFEQQLRRPSEQPMCLSFSTGNNLRRRDWMRALAMERSSGGGGDPPAAVPNSNYVVPMDSNLSSCITRPLAEILRDLNKRIPDNIITKTHEDLINTSTPFIPWYHANRMLSFYAPGWCGEIRDVIFSDSGSVTVVYRVTVRGSDGEAYRESTGTVSSSTDHVVDPVAAAEELAFGRACARFGLGLYLYHED is encoded by the exons ATGGCCGTTCAAAGCAGTTGGTCTTTCCCGCAACAATCCGCGATCCCTGTCCGATTTGAGCAGCAGCTTAGAAGGCCGAGTGAGCAGCCTATGTGTCTCAGCTTCTCAACTGGTAATAATTTAAGAAGAAGAGATTGGATGCGAGCTCTAGCTATGGAGCGGAGCAGCGGCGGCGGAGGGGACCCACCTGCGGCAGTCCCCAATTCGAATTATGTAGTGCCCATGGACTCGAACTTATCGTCTTGCATCACGCGCCCCCTCGCGGAAATTCTTCGAGACCTGAACAAGAGGATCCCTGATAATATCATTACCAAGACTCATGAGGATCTTATCAACACTTCCACTCCCTTCATTCCCtg GTACCACGCCAACCGTATGTTGAGTTTTTATGCTCCAG GTTGGTGTGGAGAAATACGGGATGTGATATTTTCTGACAGTGGAAGTGTAACTGTTGTGTATCGTGTCACAGTACGTGGTTCTGATGGAGAG GCTTACCGTGAATCAACTGGGACTGTATCTTCTAGCACTGACCATGTTGTAGACCCTGTGGCCGCTGCCGAGGAGTTGGCTTTTGGCAGGGCATGTGCTCGGTTTGGCCTTGGTTTGTATCTTTATCATGAAGATTAG